From Aspergillus chevalieri M1 DNA, chromosome 4, nearly complete sequence, a single genomic window includes:
- a CDS encoding MFS transporter (COG:G;~EggNog:ENOG410PFTW;~InterPro:IPR020846,IPR011701,IPR036259;~PFAM:PF07690;~TransMembrane:12 (i61-81o101-118i130-148o154-175i187-209o221-246i286-313o333-351i372-392o398-419i431-454o466-486i);~go_function: GO:0022857 - transmembrane transporter activity [Evidence IEA];~go_process: GO:0055085 - transmembrane transport [Evidence IEA]) has product MIPNYPRTISFWRLVTDQQVITQEILNHEYAGSGTENDPHVVSWLPEDPRNPIQFAMARKVMIVVMTGFAALIISLASSAYSGSIGGVIQHFNISEEVATLGLSLYVIGFSIGPLLWAPLSENVGRQIPFFISFLLLAAFCAGCAAAQNIQTLLILRFFAGAFGSSPLTNAGGVVSDMFTSRQRGLALCLFASTPYIGPAVGPLIGGFLEMNAGWRWVEGLLAACAGLVWILVTFTVPETYAPVLLRKRAVKLSKLTGKCYQSKLDLGKEDVALWKHLKTVFSRPWVLLFCEPIVLLFTFYAAVIYGTLYMLFAAFPIVYEQERKWNPGVGGLPFLGVLVGMLTAIAYTVMDNQRYIKCQERHNGFAPPEARLPPCMLSAITVPIGLFWFAWTNSPSIHWMASVAALVPFGFGLVIVYMGIVNYLVDSYTVYSASVLAAMSVLRYMFGGVFPLFTTYMYKGLGIHWASTIPAFVSVACIPLPFLFYKYGAAIRGRCKYAAISASHLRKLQEMAAAEKGTGENNPASK; this is encoded by the exons ATGATTCCCAACTATCCCCGGACAATCTCATTCTGGCGCCTGGTGACTGATCAGCAAGTCATCACCCAGGAGATTCTGAACCACGAGTATGCTGGATCTGGCACTGAAAATGACCCTCATGTAGTGTCCTGGCTACCAGAAGATCCCCGCAATCCAATACAATTCGCCATGGCAAGAAAAGTGATGATTGTGGTGATGACGGGTTTTGCAGCGCTTATAATATCTCTAGCATCCTCTGCCTACAGTGGGAGTATTGGAGGTGTCATCCAGCACTTCAACATCAGTGAAGAAGTGGCTACCTTAGGCCTCTCACTTTATGTCATTGGCTTCTCTATAGGACCACTATTATGGGCACCTCTAAGTGAGAATGTTGGGAGACAGATTCCTTTTTTCATCTCATTTCTACTTCTGGCAGCTTTTTGTGCAGGATGTGCCGCGGCACAAAACATTCAGACACTTTTGATTCTGCGCTTCTTTGCTGGAGCATTTGGCTCATCTCCCCTCACAAATGCAGGTGGAGTCGTCTCTGATATGTTTACTTCGCGGCAGCGGGGTCTTGCACTTTGTCTATTTGCATCTACTCCCTACATTG GCCCGGCAGTCGGTCCACTCATAGGTGGATTTCTAGAAATGAACGCCGGTTGGCGGTGGGTTGAAGGGCTTCTGGCCGCATGCGCGGGGCTAGTATGGATCTTGGTAACATTCACTGTTCCAGAGACCTACGCGCCAGTCCTCCTGCGAAAACGCGCTGTAAAGCTTTCCAAGCTAACTGGGAAATGCTACCAGAGTAAACTTGACTTGGGCAAAGAAGATGTGGCCTTATGGAAGCACCTAAAAACTGTGTTTTCGCGACCATGGGTGTTGCTGTTTTGCGAGCCAATTGTTCTGCTTTTCACCTTCTATGCTGCTGTCATCTATGGAACACTCTACATGCTTTTTGCTGCATTTCCCATTGTTTATGAACAAGAACGGAAATGGAATCCGGGAGTGGGAGGCCTTCCTTTCCTGGGAGTCTTGGTAGGCATGCTTACTGCGATTGCCTACACTGTCATGGATAATCAGCGATACATCAAGTGTCAAGAAAGACATAACGGCTTTGCACCACCAGAGGCTCGTCTCCCACCTTGCATGCTTTCCGCCATAACAGTCCCCATCGGCTTGTTCTGGTTTGCATGGACAAATTCCCCATCTATTCACTGGATGGCCAGCGTGGCAGCACTTGTCCCATTCGGATTTGGCTTGGTCATTGTATATATGGGGATTGTCAACTACCTTGTCGACTCATACACTGTTTATTCTGCGTCTGTGCTGGCAGCCATGTCCGTTTTACGATACATGTTTGGTGGCGTGTTTCCTTTGTTCACGACCTACATGTACAAAGGCCTGGGTATCCATTGGGCTTCGACCATTCCGGCCTTTGTCTCTGTGGCGTGCATACCACTgccatttcttttctataAATACGGTGCGGCGATTCGGGGACGGTGTAAATATGCTGCTATTTCGGCAAGCCACCTCCGGAAATTACAAGAAATGGCTGCGGCAGAGAAAGGCACCGGCGAGAATAATCCCGCGAGCAAATAG
- a CDS encoding CCCH zinc finger and RRM domain protein (COG:S;~EggNog:ENOG410QECB;~InterPro:IPR000504,IPR036483,IPR035979,IPR012677, IPR002483,IPR000571;~PFAM:PF01480,PF00076;~go_function: GO:0003676 - nucleic acid binding [Evidence IEA];~go_function: GO:0046872 - metal ion binding [Evidence IEA];~go_process: GO:0006397 - mRNA processing [Evidence IEA]) has product MQFSEEEASQVKLWVVKKLEDISDADSDVLADYVLALIRSDAPDDEIRKASVENLEDFLREHTNSFVDELFSTFGPKEQAPPVVSHGEQLPQGIPAQQPLPFNAPSGPASASYSSPMDAYQQDGANYSRKRSYNEGFQDQEQQEDVPYNRTFKAPRRGRGGGRGDWMGRDNRQAPGQFPQASAGGFPVMPPAFPGFDQNDPMAAMMALQSMGFPQMPGMAPMPMAPGAPGQQQPQVPKSSERCPFYETQGICYLGNTCPYQHDTLREDEYDPKSSNIMMDVQRQGPNGPMRGSDRGRGRGRGDRGGFGGRGRRSEFSSAGPNEDTTVTTIVVEQIPEDKLNEESVREFFSQFGEIVEISLQTHRKLALVTYDSHASAKRAWSSPKVIFDNRFVKVYWYRPKPERTNEQRPGEAPEGPAFDPEEFQRQQEEAQKAHDEKMQKRKETEQAKQALEQQRDELLKKQQEEKDRLLQRLKQKGVSNGTGVEESKNEPVADENASEQTKQLRAQLASLEAEAKTLGIDPNQEGGSSFGYRGRGRGFPGFRGRGGFPPRGRGYDPSFRGGFRGRGAFRGRGGGVLRLDNRPRRVAVSGIDNSEKDEAFRQYLIGLGEYESVEPNPDQPHSLIVAFKERYQAEKLMFSSWTIPSVGEVQLAWLPNLPITAPSSTPATPGQELDAAKAGGDDDDTNAMAMDATMTNEPEQRKDGGHDVDYDVAEMDDNWE; this is encoded by the exons ATGCAGTtctccgaagaagaagcatcGCAGGTGAAGCTGTGGGTGGTGAAGAAGTTGGAGGATAT ATCGGATGCTGATTCGGATGTGCTTGCGGATTATGTGCTCGCATTGATTCGTTCTGATGCGCCGGATGATGAAATCAGGAAAGCTTCCGTTGAAAATCTGGAGGATTTCTTGAGAGAGC ACACGAACTCATTCGTCGACGAACTCTTCTCTACCTTTGGACCTAAAGAGCAGGCCCCGCCGGTCGTTTCGCACGGGGAGCAGCTCCCGCAGGGCATTCCCGCACAGCAACCCCTTCCATTCAATGCGCCATCTGGTCCTGCTAGTGCTTCATATAGCTCGCCTATGGATGCGTACCAGCAAGACGGCGCGAACTATAGTCGCAAGCGCAGCTACAATGAGGGTTTCCAGGATCAAGAGCAGCAGGAGGACGTGCCTTACAACCGGACCTTCAAGGCTCCACGTCGCGGGCGTGGAGGTGGTCGCGGAGACTGGATGGGGAGAGATAATCGTCAGGCCCCTGGTCAGTTTCCTCAAGCATCGGCGGGCGGGTTTCCGGTTATGCCTCCGGCATTCCCTGGGTTTGATCAGAATGACCCCATGGCGGCGATGATGGCTCTCCAGAGTATGGGATTCCCTCAGATGCCTGGGATGGCTCCGATGCCTATGGCTCCGGGTGCACCCGGTCAACAGCAGCCGCAGGTTCCCAAAAGCTCAGAACGGTGCCCGTTTTATGAAACGCAAGGTATCTGCTACTTGGGAAATACCTGTCCGTACCAGCATGATACTCTGCGGGAAGATG AATATGACCCGAAGTCGTCGAATATCATGATGGATGTCCAGCGCCAGGGACCGAATGGTCCTATGCGCGGTAGCGACAGAGGTCGTGGTCGCGGTCGTGGTGACCGTGGCGGTTTTGGTGGCAGAGGCCGTCGCTCCGAGTTCTCTTCAGCTGGTCCTAACGAGGACACTACGGTGACGACCATCGTTGTCGAGCAGATCCCCGAGGACAAACTCAACGAGGAGTCGGTGCGGGAATTTTTCTCTCAGTTTGGTGAGATCGTAGAGATCTCATTACAAACACACAGAAAGCTTGCGTTGGTCACCTACGACAGTCATGCCTCCGCCAAGCGAGCATGGTCAAGTCCCAAGGTCATTTTCGACAACCGATTCGTCAAGGTCTACTGGTATCGACCCAAGCCTGAGCGGACTAATGAGCAGCGTCCTGGTGAAGCCCCTGAAGGTCCAGCATTCGACCCAGAGGAGTTCCAGAGACAACAGGAAGAAGCGCAAAAAGCACACGATGAAAAGATGCAGAAGCGCAAAGAGACGGAGCAAGCCAAGCAAGCCCTTGAACAACAACGTGACGAACTGCTAAAGaaacaacaagaagaaaaggatcGACTCCTCCAAAGACTCAAGCAAAAGGGCGTCAGCAACGGCACCGGAGTCGAAGAAAGCAAAAATGAGCCCGTGGCCGACGAAAACGCCAGCGAACAGACCAAGCAGCTCCGCGCGCAACTGGCATCTCTCGAAGCTGAAGCAAAGACTCTCGGCATCGACCCCAACCAGGAAGGCGGATCCTCATTTGGATATCGTGGTCGTGGACGGGGATTCCCGGGATTCCGTGGCCGGGGAGGTTTCCCGCCGCGTGGTCGTGGGTACGATCCATCGTTCCGAGGTGGATTCCGTGGCCGAGGAGCATTCCGTGgacgtggtggtggtgtccTTCGTCTCGATAACAGGCCTAGAAGGGTTGCTGTTTCGGGGATTGATAATTctgagaaagatgaagctTTCCGACAGTACCTTATT GGCCTTGGTGAATACGAATCCGTCGAACCCAACCCCGACCAACCCCACTCCCTAATTGTAGCCTTCAAAGAACGCTACCAAGCTGAAAAACTCATGTTCAGCTCCTGGACCATCCCCTCTGTCGGCGAAGTCCAGCTCGCCTGGCTCCCCAACCTCCCCATCACAGCACCATCTTCCACACCCGCAACACCGGGTCAGGAGCTTGATGCGGCGAAGGCTGGcggtgatgacgatgatacGAACGCGATGGCTATGGATGCCACGATGACGAACGAGCCTGAGCAACGAAAGGATGGCGGTCATGATGTCGATTATGATGTTGCTGAGATGGATGATAATTGGGAGTGA
- the EFT1 gene encoding elongation factor 2 (COG:J;~EggNog:ENOG410PF9T;~InterPro:IPR000640,IPR035647,IPR005225,IPR041095, IPR027417,IPR000795,IPR031157,IPR004161,IPR020568, IPR014721,IPR005517,IPR009000;~PFAM:PF14492,PF03764,PF00009,PF00679,PF03144;~go_function: GO:0003924 - GTPase activity [Evidence IEA];~go_function: GO:0005525 - GTP binding [Evidence IEA]), which translates to MVNFTIEEIRSLMDRRANIRNMSVIAHVDHGKSTLSDSLVQRAGIISAAKAGEARFMDTRPDEQDRCITIKSTAISLYAQFPDEEDLKEIPQKVDGSEFLINLIDSPGHVDFSSEVTAALRVTDGALVVVDCVSGVCVQTETVLRQALTERIKPVLVINKVDRALLELQQSKEDLYQSFSRTVESVNVIISTYFDKTLGDVQVYPEKGTVAFGSGLHGWAFTVRQFAVKYAKKFGIDRQKMLTRLWGENYFNPKTKKWSTSAPDGVERSFNQFILDPIYKIFAAVNNNKRDEINTLVEKLDVKLATDEKDLEGKALLKIIMRKFLPAADAMLEMICIHLPSPVTAQKYRMETLYEGPQDDECALGIRDCDPKAPLMLYVSKMVPTSDKGRFYAFGRVYSGTVRSGLKVRIQGPNYVPGKKEDLFVKNIQRTILMMGRFVEPIEDVPSGNIVGLVGVDQFLLKSGTLSTSETAHNLKVMKFSVSPVVQRSVEVKNAQDLPKLVEGLKRLSKSDPCVLTFISESGQHVVAGAGELHLEICLKDLEEDHAGIPLRISDPVVPYRETVTAESSMTALSKSPNKHNRLYLTAQPLGEELSLAIENGKITPRDDFKARARLMADEYEWDVTDARKIWCFGPDTNGANLLIDQTKAVQYLNEIKDSVVSGFQWATREGPVAEEPMRAIRFNILDVTLHADAIHRGGGQIIPTARRALYAASMLADPAILEPIFNVEIQVPEQAMGGIYGVLTRRRGHVYTEEQRPGTPLFNVKAYLPVNESFGFPGDLRAATGGQAFPQSVFDHWEVLPGGSPLDPNTKPGQVVTEMRKRKGIKEQVPGYENYYDKL; encoded by the exons ATGGTCAA CTTCACTATCGAAGAGATCCGGTCCCTCATGGACCGCCGGGCCAACATCCGTAACATGTCCGTCATTGCTCACG TCGATCACGGAAAGTCCACCCTCTCCGACTCGCTGGTCCAGCGTGCCGGTATCATCTCGGCTGCTAAGGCTGGTGAGGCTCGTTTCATGGATACCCGTCCTGACGAGCAGGATCGGTGTATCACCATCAAGTCTACTGCTATCTCCCTTTACGCCCAGTTCCCCGATGAGGAGGACCTGAAGGAAATCCCCCAGAAGGTCGACGGTTCTGAGTTCTTGATCAACTTGATCGACTCTCCCGGTCACGTTGACTTCTCGTCTGAGGTCACTGCTGCCCTCCGTGTCACTGACGGTGCCCTGGTCGTTGTCGACTGTGTCTCTGGTGTCTGTGTGCAGACCGAGACTGTCCTGCGTCAGGCCCTTACTGAGCGTATCAAGCCCGTCCTTGTCATCAACAAGGTCGACCGTGCTCTTCTCGAACTTCAGCAGTCCAAGGAGGACCTGTACCAGTCCTTCTCTCGTACCGTCGAGTCCGTCAACGTCATCATCTCCACCTACTTTGACAAGACCCTCGGTGATGTCCAGGTCTACCCTGAGAAAGGTACCGTTGCTTTCGGTTCCGGTCTTCACGGCTGGGCTTTCACTGTCCGCCAGTTCGCCGTCAAGTACGCCAAGAAGTTCGGTATCGACCGCCAGAAGATGCTTACCCGTCTGTGGGGTGAGAACTACTTCAACCCCAAGACCAAGAAGTGGAGCACCAGTGCCCCCGACGGTGTTGAGCGTTCCTTCAACCAGTTCATCTTGGACCCCATCTACAAGATCTTCGCCGCcgtcaacaacaacaagcgtGATGAGATCAACACTCTCGTCGAGAAGCTCGATGTTAAGCTGGCCACCGACGAGAAGGACCTCGAGGGCAAGGCTCTCCTCAAGATCATCATGCGCAAGTTCTTGCCTGCCGCCGACGCCATGTTGGAGATGATCTGTATCCACCTTCCTTCGCCCGTCACCGCCCAGAAGTACCGTATGGAGACTCTGTACGAGGGTCCCCAGGACGACGAGTGTGCCCTTGGTATCCGTGACTGTGACCCCAAGGCTCCTCTCATGCTTTACGTCTCTAAGATGGTTCCCACCTCTGACAAGGGTCGTTTCTACGCTTTCGGTCGTGTCTACTCGGGTACTGTCCGCTCTGGTCTGAAGGTCCGTATCCAGGGCCCTAACTATGTTCCTGGCAAGAAGGAGGACCTCTTCGTCAAGAACATCCAGCGTACCATTCTGATGATGGGTCGTTTCGtcgagcccattgaggatgTTCCTTCTGGTAACATCGTCGGTCTGGTTGGTGTTGACCAGTTCTTGCTCAAGTCTGGTACCCTCTCCACCTCGGAGACTGCCCACAACCTCAAGGTCATGAAGTTCTCCGTCTCCCCCGTCGTCCAGCGTTCCGTTGAGGTCAAGAACGCCCAGGATCTGCCCAAGCTGGTCGAAGGTCTCAAGCGTCTGTCCAAGTCCGACCCTTGTGTCTTGACTTTCATTTCCGAGTCTGGTCAGCACGTcgttgctggtgctggtgagCTGCACCTTGAGATTTGCTTGAAGGATCTTGAGGAGGACCACGCTGGTATTCCCCTCCGTATCTCCGACCCTGTCGTCCCCTACCGTGAGACTGTCACTGCCGAGTCCAGCATGACTGCCCTCTCCAAGTCGCCCAACAAGCACAACCGTCTGTACCTCACTGCTCAGCCCCTTGGTGAGGAGCTCTCGCTTGCCATTGAGAACGGCAAGATCACTCCCCGTGACGATTTCAAGGCCCGTGCCCGTCTCATGGCCGACGAGTACGAGTGGGATGTTACCGACGCCCGTAAGATCTGGTGTTTCGGTCCCGACACCAACGGTGCCAACCTGCTCATCGACCAGACCAAGGCTGTCCAGTACCTCAACGAAATCAAGGACTCTGTCGTCTCTGGTTTCCAATGGGCTACCCGTGAGGGTCCCGTTGCTGAGGAGCCCATGCGTGCCATTCGCTTCAACATCCTTGATGTGACCCTGCACGCTGATGCTATCCACCGTGGTGGTGGTCAGATCATCCCCACTGCTCGTCGTGCCTTGTACGCCGCCTCCATGCTTGCCGACCCTGCTATCCTCGAACCCATCTTCAACGTCGAGATCCAGGTTCCCGAGCAGGCCATGGGTGGTATCTACGGTGTCCTTACCCGCCGTCGTGGTCACGTCTACACTGAGGAGCAGCGTCCCGGTACTCCTCTGTTCAATGTCAAGGCCTACCTGCCCGTCAACGAGTCCTTCGGTTTCCCTGGAGACCTCCGTGCCGCCACCGGTGGTCAGGCCTTCCCTCAGTCCGTCTTCGACCACTGGGAAGTCCTGCCTGGTGGATCTCCTCTTGACCCCAACACCAAGCCTGGTCAGGTCGTTACTGAGATGCGTAAGCGCAAGGGTATCAAGGAGCAGGTCCCTGGTTACGAGAAC TACTACGACAAGCTGTAA